TAGAACAGGTTAGTACGCACATTATTGAAGGCCTATTATTTGCTTTTAAAGCGATGGGAATTGTACTGCCTATCGCTGGATTCTTTTTCTTAGGGAGTGGGGAAACAGCGACTAAAATAATCGGTCAATCGTCAGAAGCGCCAGCGTTTTTATTCGAATTGCTTGAAGCAGGGCAGCATATCATTCCGGAGAATGTTTGGTTTAGTGCGTTTGGGATACTGTTACTTGGCATGGTGACCGGTTTAGATGGATCTGGCTTCTCCGGATTACCCCTTACAGGCGCCTTATCAGAGCCTCTCGGCGCAGCCGTGGGCATGGATCCCGTTACCTTAGCTGCTTTGGGACAGTTAGGTGCGATTTGGGTTGGTGGGGGGACGTTGATAGCTTGGTCGTCACTTGTAGCCGTCGCAGGTTTTGCTAAAGTCCCCGTAATGACCTTAGTCAGATCCAATTTTATCCCTGTTATACTAGGCTTAATAACCGCTACGATCGTGGCCATCCTCTTTTTCTAATTAGACTGTGTAGATTATATTTTTGAGTATATAAAAAGATGTGGTATTTATAAATAAAAAAGCCTAAACCTGCTCATCCGTTACAGGTTTAGGCTATGACTTATATTCTGTTCTGTATTTTATCAATAAACATCTCCATATAAACACATCACGCACGTTTATCTCACAGGATGCTTGTTTTGAGCCAGATGACTTGACTAGATTTTCAATTAATGATAATGAACGTGTGATTGTGTTTCACTAACTGCATTTGAAGTTACTTTCAATTGACCGTGATCAGAGAAATGAACGGTGATGTGGGTCACATCGTTAGATTCTAAGAGTATATCAGTGATACGATCTTCTATCTGCTCCTGTACCACTCTGCGTAAAGGACGTGCCCCAAACTCATATGAATGACCTAACGTCACAAGTTTCTCTTTCGCCTCAGAAGTGACGTTCAACGTCATGTTTTGTTCAGCGAGCGCTGTTTGCAGCTCTTCTAACATGATATCCACAATTTTTAAAAGATCTTCTCTGCCTAGAGGTTGGAATTCGATAATGCTGTCAAATCTATTAAGAAATTCTGGTTTGAAGTAACCGCTAAGGGATTGAACCACTGAACTTTGCTGTGCTTCAGCGTCATGAGCAAAACCGAGTGTTCCTTTGCGTTCGGTGACACCAGCATTACTTGTCATGATAATCACGGTGTCCCTGAAACTCACTCTTCTACCTTGGCTATCAGTGAGATGGCCATCTTCTAGAATTTGTAGGAACATGTGTTGGACATCAGGATGAGCTTTTTCAATCTCATCAAGTAGGATAATGCTATAAGGTTGGCGACGCACTTTTTCCGTTAATTGTCCGGCCTCTTCGTGTCCAACATAACCTGGAGGAGAGCCGATTAACTTAGATACAGCATGTTTTTCCATAAATTCACTCATATCTAAGCGAATCATGGCATCCCGGTCACCGAACAGCTCTTCAGCCAGACTCTTGCTCAGTTCAGTTTTTCCGACCCCGGTTGGACCGACAAAAAGGAATGTTCCCACTGGACGACTATGACGTTTTAACCCAGTGCGGCTCCGACGTATTGCTTTAGTAACTTTGTCTATCGCTTCGGATTGCCCAATCACTTTAGAGGAGAGACGTTGTCCCAGTGCCCTAAGTTTATACTGTTCGTCTTCCTGTAGTCTGCTAACCGGAATACCCGTTTTATTTTCAACAATGTGTTGAATATCCGTCGCTTTTACTTGCACATTGAGATTTGTTGAACCCTCATTTTGCGTTTTAACTTGTTCCAATTGTTCAAGTAACGTTTGTTCGTTATCACGAAGTTTAGCGGCTTGTTCGTAGTCTTCTACTCGGGTGGCCTCTTCTTTTTGGGCCCTGACTTGTTCTATCTGATTCTCAATGTTAGTTGTATCTCGTTGCGTCACTGAGAGGTTTGCCTTAGAACCTGCTTCATCTAATAGATCAATCGCCTTGTCTGGTAGATGACGATCTTGAATGTAGCGATGACTGAGGTTTACGCAAGCTTCAATGGCCTCGTTTGTAAATTGCACACCGTGATAATCTTCATACTTTGTTTGAATCCCTTTTAAGATTTGTATAGCGTCTTCCACAGTTGGCTCATGAACCATGACAGGCTGTAGTCGACGTTCTAAAGCAGCGTCTTTTTCGATCTGACGATATTCTTTTAACGTTGTGGCTCCGATTAATTGAAGCTCACCACGTGCGAGTGCTGGTTTTAGAATATTACCAGCATCCATGGAACCTTCGGCAGAACCCGCTCCGACGATAAGATGAATTTCATCAACGAATAATATGACATTTTGACGTTCTTGTAACTCTGCTACGAGATTCTTCATTCGTTCTTCAAATTGTCCTCTAATCCCCGTATTGGAGACGAGTGAGGCCACATCTAAGAGATAGATCTCTTTATCCGTTAGTTTAGAAGGCACTTGTCCTTCTATCATGTTAAGCGCAAGACCTTCTGCAATAGCCGTCTTACCGACCCCAGGTTCCCCGATCAAGACAGGGTTGTTTTTATGACGTCGATTTAAAGCTTCAATGACACGCGTGACTTCCTTATCTCGGCCTATAACGGGATCAATCAGTCCCGCCTTGGCAGATTCGGTAAGGTTGGTACCGAGCTCATCGAGAAGTCCGCCACCAGCGCGTTTTTGAGATTGTCCTTCTTTTGATTGACCATCACCAGAAGACAAACCATGAATGAAATCATTAAAGGAAGAGCCATCCATCATAGGGTTCATATCTGACGATGACATTTTAGCTCTCAACTCTCGATAACATGATTCACACAAATTGAGTTGGTGTTTTTGTCCGTTCGTTTGTACAAACATTTTTATATCAGCATTGTTGAGATGACAATGATCACATAGCATACTTTTCACCCCTTATAATGTTCGTAATGATCTATTGTATAAATCATAAAATGTAATCCTAAAAAATTAAATAAAACACGTCAAACACTATACAGTGCCATTAGACAGACAGTGTCTTTTAACATAAAAAAAAGTCTGATGCTAACGTATGATGTATTTTAACCAGTTTAATTTGACCTTAGCTGACCTTTGCTAACCATTATAATTTGACCATATTTGACTTTCAAGTGGGGATCATTGGAAAATAAAAATCCCCCATAAAGACGTGGAGGATTTAGCTTGATCAAACGGTTGTGTCGGATGAATTTTGAGGGGGCAGTGTATTACTTATTTTTTAGGCACATAAAAAAAGCCTTATAGATTAAATCAACCTATAAGACTTCTTTTAACTATGTGATCAGTTTATTCTTCCACTTTGTTTAAATGAAGTGGGGGTGGAGTTAACCATCCTTTTTCTTTTAGTAATCTTAGCATTTTCCCTCCTAACGTGGCACGCTGTGTGTGGAACTGAGCGTACATCGCGATAAGGTCTTCTCGGATGCCTTGACCCATATATGTACTGCATGCGACTAGACCCGCCGAACTGTCTGCTGCGATCATCGTCGCGATCTCAGGATCATTAAAACGTGCACCGGTAGGGATATCTTCTAAGTTAGCGTGAGGCCTTTCAGGAGGTGTAGGGGGTAACCCGATTTCATTTTCCTTCAGTACCTGCTCTAATTGCTCTATTTCTTGTTTTGTATTGTCCATAATGTTCAGGATAAGCTGTTTTAAATC
The genomic region above belongs to Caldalkalibacillus salinus and contains:
- a CDS encoding DUF3231 family protein is translated as MGILSGNPKEEPMHYGEVYGTWTFLLMAKGKLVSYQTLINHVGDEDLKQLILNIMDNTKQEIEQLEQVLKENEIGLPPTPPERPHANLEDIPTGARFNDPEIATMIAADSSAGLVACSTYMGQGIREDLIAMYAQFHTQRATLGGKMLRLLKEKGWLTPPPLHLNKVEE
- a CDS encoding ATP-dependent Clp protease ATP-binding subunit, whose product is MLCDHCHLNNADIKMFVQTNGQKHQLNLCESCYRELRAKMSSSDMNPMMDGSSFNDFIHGLSSGDGQSKEGQSQKRAGGGLLDELGTNLTESAKAGLIDPVIGRDKEVTRVIEALNRRHKNNPVLIGEPGVGKTAIAEGLALNMIEGQVPSKLTDKEIYLLDVASLVSNTGIRGQFEERMKNLVAELQERQNVILFVDEIHLIVGAGSAEGSMDAGNILKPALARGELQLIGATTLKEYRQIEKDAALERRLQPVMVHEPTVEDAIQILKGIQTKYEDYHGVQFTNEAIEACVNLSHRYIQDRHLPDKAIDLLDEAGSKANLSVTQRDTTNIENQIEQVRAQKEEATRVEDYEQAAKLRDNEQTLLEQLEQVKTQNEGSTNLNVQVKATDIQHIVENKTGIPVSRLQEDEQYKLRALGQRLSSKVIGQSEAIDKVTKAIRRSRTGLKRHSRPVGTFLFVGPTGVGKTELSKSLAEELFGDRDAMIRLDMSEFMEKHAVSKLIGSPPGYVGHEEAGQLTEKVRRQPYSIILLDEIEKAHPDVQHMFLQILEDGHLTDSQGRRVSFRDTVIIMTSNAGVTERKGTLGFAHDAEAQQSSVVQSLSGYFKPEFLNRFDSIIEFQPLGREDLLKIVDIMLEELQTALAEQNMTLNVTSEAKEKLVTLGHSYEFGARPLRRVVQEQIEDRITDILLESNDVTHITVHFSDHGQLKVTSNAVSETQSHVHYH